One Pantoea trifolii DNA segment encodes these proteins:
- a CDS encoding GGDEF domain-containing protein — translation MMDLNELFREESDVLNRSQDVAAQTTLSAEDYRDALLMVNRHYQRLMRETYRMISRSDRAERELNRVNEQLHQLAQELEYKASHDPLTAVWNRGAIIQRITQTLSNGAAALIILDIDHFKRINDEFGHPMGDKVICALVSRIQAHCPAEASIGRIGGEEFTVLLPHYRLSDAVIVAGAIHASLNASPLAVLPGQLVTASLGVSYGKPGSDFETLYNNADVALYDAKNHGRNRVFFR, via the coding sequence GTGATGGACCTCAACGAGCTGTTCCGCGAAGAGAGCGATGTGCTTAATCGCTCGCAGGATGTGGCGGCTCAAACCACGCTCAGCGCTGAGGATTATCGCGATGCGCTGCTGATGGTGAATCGCCATTATCAGCGCCTGATGCGTGAAACCTATCGCATGATCTCGCGCAGCGACCGCGCCGAGCGTGAGCTCAATCGCGTCAACGAACAGCTGCATCAGCTGGCGCAGGAGCTGGAGTATAAAGCCAGCCACGATCCACTGACGGCGGTGTGGAATCGTGGGGCGATTATTCAGCGCATTACGCAAACATTGAGTAACGGCGCAGCGGCGCTGATCATTCTGGATATCGACCACTTCAAACGCATTAACGACGAATTCGGTCATCCAATGGGCGATAAGGTGATTTGCGCGCTGGTGTCGCGCATTCAGGCGCACTGCCCGGCAGAAGCCAGCATTGGGCGCATTGGTGGCGAAGAGTTTACCGTGCTGCTGCCGCACTATCGCCTATCCGATGCGGTGATTGTGGCGGGCGCGATTCACGCCTCGCTGAATGCTTCACCGTTGGCAGTGTTGCCCGGCCAGCTGGTGACCGCCAGCCTTGGCGTCAGCTACGGCAAGCCGGGTTCCGATTTCGAGACGTTGTATAACAATGCCGATGTGGCGCTGTACGACGCCAAAAATCACGGCCGCAATCGGGTGTTCTTCCGCTGA
- a CDS encoding DUF1987 domain-containing protein: MQNLVIAATESTPEVSFDFAAGQFALRGESWPENAAAFYRPLLDALENWQPQPGGDVEVNIALRYFNSSSTKMLFSLFDLFNQLAQSGQTVALNWFFDAEDDVSEEFGQELALDFTDLQVNLQAEMAS; the protein is encoded by the coding sequence ATGCAAAACCTTGTTATTGCTGCCACAGAGAGCACGCCCGAAGTGAGTTTTGATTTTGCCGCCGGTCAGTTTGCCCTGCGCGGTGAATCCTGGCCGGAGAACGCGGCGGCGTTTTACCGTCCGCTGCTGGACGCCTTAGAGAACTGGCAGCCGCAGCCGGGCGGCGATGTTGAAGTGAATATCGCGCTGCGCTACTTCAACAGCTCGAGCACCAAAATGCTGTTTAGCCTGTTTGATCTGTTTAACCAGCTTGCGCAGAGCGGACAAACCGTGGCGCTCAACTGGTTCTTCGACGCCGAAGATGATGTCTCCGAAGAGTTTGGTCAGGAGCTGGCGCTGGACTTCACCGATCTGCAGGTGAATCTGCAGGCGGAAATGGCATCGTGA
- a CDS encoding SiaB family protein kinase — protein MTPASNLSRVPPDSVALHYTGLFSPQNITAMGEVIKVFLENQQAPVKVRRRLFSSFVEIVQNILRYSQDSRSTSHAEQDFRFGTVTLHVEGDNYVLESSNQVDEVACEQLRYWLDLLRTMSNEEIKQAYRVGLRAESPATSKGANIGLLTLARDVSEPLEYELRPLAANGYATFWLKATIHQD, from the coding sequence GTGGCGCTGCACTACACCGGCCTCTTTTCGCCGCAGAACATCACCGCGATGGGCGAAGTGATCAAAGTGTTTCTTGAGAATCAGCAGGCGCCGGTCAAAGTGCGGCGTCGCTTGTTCTCCAGTTTTGTCGAGATCGTGCAAAACATCCTGCGCTATTCACAAGACAGCCGCAGCACCAGTCACGCCGAGCAGGATTTCCGCTTCGGCACGGTGACGCTGCACGTTGAAGGCGACAACTACGTGCTGGAGAGCAGCAATCAGGTGGATGAAGTCGCCTGCGAGCAGCTGCGCTACTGGCTCGATCTGCTGCGCACCATGAGCAACGAAGAGATCAAACAGGCGTATCGCGTGGGATTGCGTGCCGAGAGCCCCGCCACCAGCAAAGGGGCCAACATTGGATTATTAACGCTGGCGCGCGACGTCAGCGAACCGCTGGAGTATGAACTGCGTCCGTTGGCCGCCAACGGTTACGCCACGTTTTGGCTGAAAGCCACCATTCACCAGGATTGA